In Corvus moneduloides isolate bCorMon1 chromosome 3, bCorMon1.pri, whole genome shotgun sequence, one DNA window encodes the following:
- the POPDC3 gene encoding popeye domain-containing protein 3 has translation MGENASFWESLIYAHPTCTTWKQEAEGSIYHLASILFVVGFMGGSGFFGLLYVFSLLGLGFLCSSVWAWLDVCAADIFSWNFALFTICFVQFIYVTYQVRSVAFDREFQELYSALFQPLGISLTVYRKIVLCCDAEVITLEKEHCYAMQGKTPIDKLSLLVSGRIRVTVDGEFLHYIFPLQFLDSPEWDSLRPTEEGIFQVTLTAETDCRYVAWRRKKLYLLFAKHRFISRLFSILIGSDIAEKLYALNDRVHVGQGFRYDIRLPNFYHVALPETPPVQPSHHSHHLQRGSPCRKPTGVTNCSSFLTPS, from the exons ATGGGAGAAAATGCAAGTTTTTGGGAAAGTTTGATATATGCACATCCTACGTGTACCACCTGGAAGCAAGAGGCAGAGGGATCTATCTACCACCTAGCCAGTATTCTCTTTGTTGTGGGCTTCATGGGTGGAAGTGGATTCTTTGGGCTCCTCTACGTCTTCAGCTTGCTTGGACTGggctttctctgctcttctgtttgGGCTTGGCTGgatgtctgtgctgctgatATATTCTCCTGGAATTTTGCGCTGTTCACTATATGCTTCGTCCAGTTCATTTACGTTACCTACCAAGTTCGGAGTGTTGCCTTTGACAGAGAATTCCAGGAACTCTACAGTGCTCTCTTCCAGCCTCTGGGAATTTCCTTGACTGTGTACAGGAAGATCGTCTTGTGCTGTGATGCAGAAGTGATTACCCTGGAGAAGGAACATTGTTATGCCATGCAGGGCAAAACACCTATTGACAAACTGTCCTTGCTTGTGTCAGGCAG GATCAGAGTGACAGTTGATGGGGAGTTTCTGcattatatttttcctcttcagtttcTGGACTCTCCTGAATGGGATTCACTGAGGCCCACAGAAGAGGGAATTTTCCAG GTAACGCTTACAGCAGAGACAGATTGTCGGTACGTGGCctggaggagaaagaagctttACCTGCTGTTCGCTAAACACCGCTTCATCTCCCGCCTGTTCTCAATTCTAATTGGGAGCGACATTGCTGAAAAACTGTATGCCCTGAATGACAGGGTGCACGTGGGGCAGGGCTTTAGGTATGACATTCGCTTACCCAACTTCTACCACGTTGCACTGCCAGAGACCCCTCCCGTGCAGCCCTCCCACCACTCCCACCACCTCCAGAGAGGGTCCCCCTGCCGCAAGCCCACGGGGGTTACAaactgcagctccttcctcacACCCTCCTAG